The genome window CGGGACGCGATCGAGACGCTTGCCGCGTCTGAGGACGGGCAGCGCTTGATTGAATACCTCGATGCCCGGCGGAAAGACTGAGGGTCTCTAGGAACCGGACGAGATCGACGGGATCGGTGGGGGAGAAGCGGGGTCGACGAAACGCACGAACTCGAAATGCATGCCGTCGGGAACGAGCCAGCGTCCGCCCCAGGTGAAGCCCCACCGCTCCATAACTTCAACCAGGCGTGGATCCTGTAGCGGCGTCTCGCCGTAAGGGTTCCGCGTCGCGTTTACGTCGACCGCTATCCCATACGCATGACGCGAAAGCGCGTAGGTGTTGCCGACCTGCATGCGCGGTGAATAGCAGCCGTTGGAAGTGCGGATCAGCCCTCCGAGCCCGCGCGCTATCAGTTCCCGCATGGCGCCGGTCAGCTGCGGAATGAGCTTCTTGTTGCACGCGATGAGGCCCAGCAGGGGCACGCGCTCCTCAACGATGTTCGCGTTCTCCCATGCCTTGTCGGGGATGACGAAACGGCTGGTTGTCGGACGATACGTCCACTCCCCGAAGATCTTCTTCACCTCCGCGAACGAGAGGATCTGGCCTTGGGAGACGTCGCCTTCGATGGCGTCGGCCGCTTGTATCCGAGCCCGAACCTTCTTGGTCAGCGCGTGCATCGCCTGAACGGCGCCGCCTGCGTGTTCGGCGACCACCGAGGTCACGACCGCACGAGGCGCGGTGAGGCCGAGGCCGGAGGACCGCGCGAAGGGGATCAGGACCTCACGGTTTCGAGCGTCATCGTCCGATACCACGGCTCCGACACGGAACGTGCGTCGGACCCCGTCTGCGGCGATCGTGAGAGTCGCGCCGGGATCCATACCCCGCATCTCCGCGGCGGTCTCGCTGAGAACCGCTTCGCCGGCGAGGAGCGCGGCGGACACGACATCGCCCTTGTCGGGGTTGGGGTCCATGGCGGCGATCGAGATGGGGAAGACGGCCCCTTTGGCGCGTCGCGGCAGCGGGTGCTTTGCTCCGCTGACCGAAACGAGGTCGACCATGCCGTTGGAGATCCGCGCCACCCAACGGACGCCTTCGATCGCGGCGACCTTGTGGTGGAGATCCTTCGGAAGGTCGCGGGAAGACCAGATGACGATCGGGACCGGGGCGGCCGGCGCGAGAGGCGCCGCGACCGGTGCGCGTTTCACGGTAGGGGAGCAGGCGCCCAAGCCCAGGGCGGCGACGCACAGGATCGTAAGGAGCGGCTTCCGCATGAGGCCTCATTGTGCCAGCCGGCGGTGAATGAAACCTGAGGAGCGTTGAACGACCTGGCTGGCTCAGCAGATGCCGATCGTTGCCATCTCCCAGGGGCGCATCGGCACCACGATCGCGCCCTCCTCCACGTCGAGCGAAGCGAGCTCCTTTCCGAACAGGTCCAGGGTTGCCGGGGCAGATACGTGCAGCGGCCGTCCGACGCGCAGCCGTGCCGTGACGGGTCGGCCGGCAGCGTTGAAGACCCGGCATTCGGTCCGGCCCTCCAGCGTCGCGAGGGAGGTAAGCCGCACGCCGACCGGCTCGATGCTCAATGCGCTGCCGAAAGCCGGCAGAGCGCCTCCATGGCCGCGTACCCCGATGGACCGGAGCGGGAGCGAGAAGAGCTCGGCAGCGTCGAGCACATCGCCGTCGCGCCAGTCGCCCGCGTGTGGGAAGAGCGCCAGCCGGATCACATGCTCGCCGGGAAGCTGTGCTCCCGGGGTCTCGAGGGTAGGACCGGCCGGGCCCGATCGCGTGCGAAGGTCCTGACGTGAGAGCCATCCGACGGATCGAAGGAGTGTGACGGCCAGATCGGTCCCTTCGACGAGCTCGTACTCGGGTGTTCCCTGGTGCAACACGGCCAGGCCGTGTTCGTCGTCGGATGCGTCGACCCAACGGCGGCAGGGAAAGGTCGGGAGGCCCAACTCGAAGCCGCCCTCGGCCGCGAGGCCGCGCTCGACGACGTCGAACGCGCCGTCGGCGTGCGAGCGTGACGTCGCGAAGGGCAGCGGGAAGTGCGCACGCAAACGGTGGTCGCGCGCTTGGTTCGTGAGCCGGATCGTGGCGCGCAGGAACGGTTCGCCGGTGCGGAGCGCCAGATCGATCGAGACCGGCATCGCAACGGTTCGCCGCGAGCGACCGCGACGGTTGGTGGTGAGCGCTGCCGGAACCTTGAGTCGCAACGCGACGCGGATGCGAGCTTCTATGGGGCCGGCGCGGACGACTTCGGTTTCGACCGACCTCGCTCCGCCGACGATCACGTCACGCTCCGGCGGCGAGTAGTTGTATTCGTCGCCGGCGTCGCCGCCGTCTCGAAGCGCAAGCAAGCCGACGAACGTCTCTCCTGACGCGATGTGATGCAGATCGATGGTGCCGTCGTCGCGTACTTCGGCTCGGAGGTGCTCGTTCGAAAGCACGCGGTTGTGGGCGGTCGCGGGCCGCTCCACGGTCACGCGAGCGGCCTTCGGCTCGAGCAGCGTCCAGCCGAGCCCCCCGACCGTTCCCGGGTGGACCAGCAGTCGGAAGAGGGGCGGGCCCATGCCGATCACGTGGAAGCGTCCGTTGGGGCGTGACGCCGCGATCTCTTCCACGCGCCGCTTCGCCGTTTCGACGTCGAACTCGCCGATCGGAACCGGACCCATCCGCAAGCGGATCGTCGCGGGGTTCTGTTCGATGTCGAGCCCGTTCACGTACATGGGCCCGAGCAGGCGGGAGTGAAGCGATGGAACCAATCGTGCGAGCTCGCTCCCACGAAGCTTCATGTCGACGATGATCTGGTCGGTTACTTCGAGCGGCTGCACGGCATGCGTCACGCCGTCGGGTGTCGCCAGAGCGCACTCCTCAGGAATACCG of Actinomycetota bacterium contains these proteins:
- a CDS encoding glycoside hydrolase family 38 C-terminal domain-containing protein, giving the protein MPRTVLHVVPHTHWDREWYEPLEVYRFQLVKVVDRLLEVLDTDPDFHHFNFDGQTAAIEDYLEVRAAVEPEVKRFVEAGRLAVGPWRILMDEFLCSPETIIRNLRQGVAMAERLGGSMRIGYIPDSFGHISQMPQILRLAGFTDACVWRGVPEAVDRAAFRWEAPDGSAVRAIYLARSYSNGASLPETFEELMVRGKRIVEDMFPFHPGGIVLAMNGTDHRGPEAHLPALFAEANARQDELGFRIGSITEYVREVPSEDLPVWRGEMRSGARANLLMGVVSARMPLKQLEFAASTMLERFAEPLAAIAGTDAERILAKPWRGIVENSAHDSICGCGIDAVADAVAARYREAHRVGDLVARDGLETLAAGIDASALAETDEGALVFNPSPFERSGVAEVSLTLPGIPEECALATPDGVTHAVQPLEVTDQIIVDMKLRGSELARLVPSLHSRLLGPMYVNGLDIEQNPATIRLRMGPVPIGEFDVETAKRRVEEIAASRPNGRFHVIGMGPPLFRLLVHPGTVGGLGWTLLEPKAARVTVERPATAHNRVLSNEHLRAEVRDDGTIDLHHIASGETFVGLLALRDGGDAGDEYNYSPPERDVIVGGARSVETEVVRAGPIEARIRVALRLKVPAALTTNRRGRSRRTVAMPVSIDLALRTGEPFLRATIRLTNQARDHRLRAHFPLPFATSRSHADGAFDVVERGLAAEGGFELGLPTFPCRRWVDASDDEHGLAVLHQGTPEYELVEGTDLAVTLLRSVGWLSRQDLRTRSGPAGPTLETPGAQLPGEHVIRLALFPHAGDWRDGDVLDAAELFSLPLRSIGVRGHGGALPAFGSALSIEPVGVRLTSLATLEGRTECRVFNAAGRPVTARLRVGRPLHVSAPATLDLFGKELASLDVEEGAIVVPMRPWEMATIGIC
- a CDS encoding M15 family metallopeptidase, producing MRKPLLTILCVAALGLGACSPTVKRAPVAAPLAPAAPVPIVIWSSRDLPKDLHHKVAAIEGVRWVARISNGMVDLVSVSGAKHPLPRRAKGAVFPISIAAMDPNPDKGDVVSAALLAGEAVLSETAAEMRGMDPGATLTIAADGVRRTFRVGAVVSDDDARNREVLIPFARSSGLGLTAPRAVVTSVVAEHAGGAVQAMHALTKKVRARIQAADAIEGDVSQGQILSFAEVKKIFGEWTYRPTTSRFVIPDKAWENANIVEERVPLLGLIACNKKLIPQLTGAMRELIARGLGGLIRTSNGCYSPRMQVGNTYALSRHAYGIAVDVNATRNPYGETPLQDPRLVEVMERWGFTWGGRWLVPDGMHFEFVRFVDPASPPPIPSISSGS